The following proteins come from a genomic window of Miscanthus floridulus cultivar M001 chromosome 2, ASM1932011v1, whole genome shotgun sequence:
- the LOC136539979 gene encoding LOW QUALITY PROTEIN: zinc finger CCCH domain-containing protein 22-like (The sequence of the model RefSeq protein was modified relative to this genomic sequence to represent the inferred CDS: deleted 4 bases in 4 codons), with protein sequence MDAYEATKVVFSRIQALDPDHAAKIMGLLLIQDHGEKEMIRLAFGPESLLHAVMAKARKDLGLLLPASPTSIAAAGHAPFLQLPHQNSGRAGAPSPLSVSSPSSWGHAPVFSRSNNTSNGTAEEAAGGGEELPSPVNGGAAPFFPHQAGDALLDDLQLQEQLAFLNEGGANPAHQLPGFDGGECRSPGPGDAGGMFAFGLGWPNGGPAHRRSSSVNELCLGSGGGDGFGWKPCLYYARGFCKNGGSCRFVHAGLPDDAAALAGAKMEAAADQQQQCQDFLIRSKGQRLGPASFPYSPTGSLPGSPSAASKCLSFLLQQQQQQHDRAAAAASLMLGGGDEAHKFMGRPRLDRADFANMMNPGSRQIYLTFPADSTFREEDVSNYFSIYGPVHDVRIPYQQKRMFGFVTFVYPETVKLILAKGNPHFICDARVLVKPYKEKGKVPDKYRKQQQGDFSGCTTPTGGLDARDPFDLHQLGARMLQHSNSANELLLRRKLEEQQQAAELQQAIELQSRRLMGLQLLDLKARAAATQPLPTPISNAFASSQPVSTTAVESPPESGEQLKLSSGFAMEGKVNAGDKEESACEASPDAADSDQSGEHNLPDSPFASPTKSAALVHDSFTATETENTSSRVGVDVGVGSKIDGGSNHLRPPALEIPTPSSYFFPMHRLSSDHGAMGM encoded by the exons ATGGACGCCTACGAGGCCACCAAGGTGGTGTTCTCCCGGATCCAAGCGCTAGACCCGGACCACGCCGCCAAGATCAtgggcctcctcctcatccaggACCACGGCGAGAAGGAGATGATCCGCCTCGCCTTCGGCCCCGAGTCTCTGCTCCACGCTGTCATGGCCAAGGCGCGCAAGGACCTTGGCCTGCTCCTCCCGGCCTCGCCGACCTCCATCGCGGCCGCCGGGCACGCGCCGTTCCTGCAGCTCCCACACCAGAACTCCGGGCGCGCCGGCGCGCCGTCGCCGCTCTCTGTGTCCTCGCCGTCGTCATGGGGGCACGCGCCGGTGTTCTCCAGGAGCAACAACACGAGTAATGGCACCGCA GAGGAGGCAGCGGGGGGTGGGGAGGAGCTGCCCAGTCCCGTGAACGGCGGCGCGGCGCCCTTCTTTCCTCatcaggccggggacgcgctcCTGGACGACTTGCAGCTGCAGGAGCAGCTTGCGTTCCTCAACGAGGGCGGCGCGAACCCGGCCCACCAGCTCCCGGGGTTCGACGGCGGGGAGTGCCGGAGCCCCGGCCCGGGTGATGCCGGTGGGATGTTCGCGTTCGGCCTCGGGTGGCCCAACGGCGGCCCTGCGCACCGCCGGAGCTCGTCAGTCAACGAGCTCTGccttggcagcggcggcggcgatggtttCGGGTGGAAGCCCTGCCTCTACTACGCTCGCGGGTTCTGCAAGAACGGCGGCAGCTGCAGGTTCGTCCACGCCGGTCTCCCCGACGACGCTGCTGCGCTCGCTGGCGCCAAGATGGAGGCAGCCGCCGATCAGCAGCAGCAGTGCCAGGACTTCCTCATCCGCTCC AAGGGCCAGCGCCTCGGCCCCGCC TCCTTCCCCTACTCCCCCACCGGCTCCCTCCCAGGCTCGCCCTCCGCCGCTAGCAAGTGCCTCAGCTTCCTGCtgcagcaacagcaacagcagcaCGACAG AGCCGCGGCGGCCGCGTCTCTGATGCTGGGCGGCGGCGACGAGGCGCACAAGTTCATGGGCCGGCCGCGCCTGGACCGCGCCGACTTCGCGAACATGATGAACCCCGGCTCGCGCCAGATTTATCTGACCTTCCCGGCCGACAGCACGTTCCGCGAGGAGGACGTCTCCAACTATTTCAG CATCTATGGGCCAGTTCACGACGTGCGCATTCCCTACCAGCAGAAGCGCATGTTCGGGTTCGTCACCTTCGTGTACCCAGAGACGGTGAAGCTCATCCTGGCCAAGGGCAACCCGCACTTCATTTGCGACGCACGCGTGCTCGTCAAGCCCTATAAGGAGAAGGGCAAGGTCCCCGACAAGTACAG GAAGCAGCAGCAAGGGGACTTCTCCGGCTGCACGACGCCCACTGGCGGGCTGGACGCCCGGGACCCCTTTGATCTGCACCAACTCG GTGCGAGGATGCTGCAGCACTCGAACAGCGCCAACGAGCTGCTGTTGCGCCGAAAGCTGGAGGAACAGCAGCAGGCC GCCGAACTGCAGCAGGCCATTGAGCTCCAGAGCCGCCGCCTCATGGGTCTTCAGCTGCTCGACCTTAAGGCTCGCGCAGCTGCTACACAGCCACTGCCTACACCAATTTCCAATGCCTTCGCGTCCAGCCAACCTGTGAGCACCACCGCAGTCGAGTCGCCACCAGAGTCCG GGGAGCAGCTCAAGCTGAGCAGTGGATTTGCTATGGAGGGGAAGGTCAACGCTGGTGATAAGGAGGAATCTGCTTGCGAGGCGAGCCCAGACGCCGCTGATAGCGACCAAAG TGGAGAGCACAATTTGCCGGACAGCCCATTTGCGTCCCCTACCAAGTCTGCTGCGCTTGTGCATGACAGTTTCACCGCCACGGAAACTGAGAACACCTCATCCCGTGTTGGTGTGGATGTCGGTGTTGGGAGCAAGATCGACGGTGGTAGTAACCATCTCCGCCCCCCTGCTTTGGAAATTCCTACGCCCAGCTCCTACTTCTTCCCCATGCACAG GCTGTCCTCCGATCACGGAGCCATGGGGATGTAA
- the LOC136532045 gene encoding LOW QUALITY PROTEIN: endoglucanase 9-like (The sequence of the model RefSeq protein was modified relative to this genomic sequence to represent the inferred CDS: deleted 1 base in 1 codon), with protein sequence MSMYGRDPWGGPLEICHPDSATDDDRSRNLDIDRGALSRTLDETQQSWLLAVPGDQGRKKKKYVDIGCLVVSRKLFVWTLGVLLAAAVFAGVVAGIAKAIPRRHRPPPPPDDYTVALHKALMFFNAQRSGKLPKHNNIPWRGNSCMKDGLSDPAVRRSLVGGYYDAGDAVKFNFPAAFSMTLLSWSVIEYSAKYDAVGELGHVRDIIKWGSDYFLKTFNSTADSIDRVIAQVGSAATSPGSTQPNDRYCWMRPEDIDYPRPVVEATACSDLAAEMAAALAAASIVFKDNKAYSQKLVHGATTLFQFARERRGRYSAGGSDAAKFYNSTSYWDEFVWGSSWLYLATGNSSYLTLATHPKLAKHAGAFWGGPDYGVFSWDNKLTGAQVLLSRLRLFLSPGYPYEEMLRTFHNQTSIIMCSYLPIFKSFNRTRDGLIQLNHGKQQPLQYVVNAAFLASVFSDYLEAADTPGWYCGPHFYSIEVLRSFARTQIEYILGKNPLKMSYVVGFGNHYPKHVHHRGASIPKSGVHYGCKGGWKWRDTKKPNPNIIVGAMVAGPDRHDGFKDVRKNFNYTEATLVGNAGLVAALVALSGEGHGVDKNTMFSAVPPMFPSPPPPPAPWKP encoded by the exons ATGAGCATGTACGGGAGGGACCCGTGGGGCGGGCCGCTGGAGATATGCCACCCCGACTCGGCCACGGACGACGACCGCAGCCGGAACCTGGACATCGACCGGGGCGCGCTGTCGCGGACGCTCGACGAGACGCAGCAGAGCTGGCTGCTGGCGGTGCCCGGGGACCAGGGCCGCAAGAAGAAGAAGTACGTCGACATCGGCTGCCTCGTCGTCAGCCGCAAGCTCTTCGTCTGGACGCTCGGGgtgctcctcgccgccgccgtcttcgCGGGGGTCGTCGCCGGGATCGCAAAGGCCATCCCCAGGCGccaccgcccgccgccgccgcccgacgaCTACACAGTCGCGCTGCACAAGGCGCTCATGTTCTTCAATGCCCAGAGAT CTGGGAAGCTTCCGAAGCACAACAATATACCATGGCGTGGTAACTCTTGCATGAAGGACGGACTTTCTGACCCTGCAGTCCGGCGAAGCCTGGTCGGCGGGTACTATGATGCTGGGGACGCTGTCAAGTTCAATTTCCCAGCTGCCTTCTCCATGACCCTCCTCAGCTGGAGCGTCATTGAGTACAGTGCTAAGTACGATGCTGTCGGGGAACTTGGCCATGTCCGTGACATTATCAAGTGGGGGTCAGACTACTTCTTGAAGACCTTTAATTCCACAGCCGATAGCATTGATCGTGTCATTGCGCAG GTGGGAAGTGCTGCAACTTCGCCTGGTTCCACACAGCCCAATGATCGTTATTGTTGGATGAGGCCAGAGGACATTGACTACCCACGTCCAGTGGTTGAG GCCACAGCTTGTTCAGATCTTGCTGCTGAAATGGCTGCAGCATTAGCTGCAGCATCGATTGTATTCAAGGACAATAAGGCTTACTCACAGAAGCTTGTACATGGTGCTACCACTCTCTTCCAGTTTGCAAGGGAACGGCGTGGGAGGTATAGTGCAGGTGGCTCAGATGCTGCAAAGTTCTACAATTCAACCAGTTACTGGGATGAGTTTGTGTGGGGTAGTTCATGGTTGTACCTTGCAACTGGCAATTCATCTTACTTGACACTAGCCACGCACCCTAAACTTGCAAAGCATGCTGGTGCTTTCTGGGGTGGACCGGATTATGGTGTTTTCAGCTGGGATAATAAGCTCACTGGTGCACAG GTTCTTCTAAGCCGGTTGAGGCTTTTCTTGAGTCCTGGATATCCATATGAAGAGATGTTGAGGACATTCCACAACCAAACTAGCATTATCATGTGTTCCTACCTTCCAATCTTTAAATCTTTCAACAGAACAAGAG ATGGTTTGATTCAGTTAAATCACGGGAAGCAACAACCCCTTCAGTATGTGGTCAACGCTGCATTCCTTGCTTCTGTGTTCAGTGACTATCTTGAGGCTGCGGATACTCCAGGGTGGTATTGTGGCCCCCATTTCTACTCTATTGAGGTTCTTCGCAGTTTTGCAAGGACTCAG ATTGAGTACATCTTAGGAAAGAATCCTTTGAAGATGAGCTATGTGGTTGGGTTCGGAAACCATTACCCCAAGCATGTTCACCATCGGGGTGCCTCGATCCCTAAGAGTGGTGTTCACTACGGCTGCAAAGGAGGGTGGAAGTGGAGGGACACCAAGAAGCCAAACCCTAATATCATAGTAGGGGCCATGGTTGCTGGCCCTGATCGCCATGACGGGTTCAAAGATGTCCGCAAGAATTTTAACTACACTGAAGCAACGCTGGTGGGCAATGCTGGTCTAGTTGCAGCATTGGTAGCTTTGTCGGGTGAAGGCCATGGGGTGGACAAGAACACTATGTTCTCTGCAGTACCGCCCATGTTCCcttcgcctccgccgccaccagcCCCATGGAAACCGTGA